Proteins encoded within one genomic window of Pongo pygmaeus isolate AG05252 chromosome 6, NHGRI_mPonPyg2-v2.0_pri, whole genome shotgun sequence:
- the GPR146 gene encoding probable G-protein coupled receptor 146 isoform X1, which produces MHQDCTMTHTSRPARQPLDGNSHIHPPAHLPAACMPGHRAVSPAVGRTLLLALGAWALAPLCSPPPEPPLPALLWPCVWCGSCSGRTPVAGEDPLPQPASSLLLPPGMGTMPSARLPEMLSTPLREQEGRGASPAAMWSCSWFNGTGLVEQLPACQDLQLGLSLLSLLGLVVGVPVGLCYNTLLVLANLHSKASMTMPDVYFVNMAVAGLVLSALAPVHLLGPPSSRWALWSVGGEVHVALQIPFNVSSLVAMYSTALLSLDHYIERALPRTYMASVYNTRHVCGFVWGGAMLTSFSSLLFYICSHVSTRALECAKMQNTEAADATLVFIGYVVPALAALYALVLLSRVRREDTPLDRDTGRLEPSAHRLLVATVCTQFGLWTPHYLILLGHTVVVSRGKPVDAHYLGLLHFVKDFSKLLAFSSSFVTPLLYRYMNQSFPSKLRRLMKKLPCGDRHCSPDHMGVQQVLA; this is translated from the exons ATGCACCAGGACTGCACGATGACCCACACCTCCCGTCCTGCCCGCCAGCCTCTAGATGGGAATTCCCACATCCACCCACCCGCCCATCTGCCAGCTGCCTGCATGCCTGGCCATAGGGCCGTGTCGCCTGCTGTGGGGCGCACGCTGCTGTTGGCACTGGGGGCCTGGGCCCTGGCTCCTCTGTGCTCTCCACCTCCCGAGCCTCCTCTTCCTGCCCTGCTGTGGCCCTGTGTGTGGTGTGGGTCTTGCAGTGGCAGGACTCCAGTGGCAGGTGAGGACCCACTCCCGCAGCCGGCCTCCTCACTGCTCTTGCCTCCGGGCATGGGAACGATGCCATCTGCTCGTCTGCCTGAGatgctttctactccactccgagAGCAGGAG GGTCGCGGAGCCTCGCCGGCCGCCATGTGGAGCTGCAGCTGGTTCAACGGCACAGGGCTGGTGGAGCAGCTGCCTGCCTGCCAGGACCTGCAGCTGGGGCTGTCACTGTTGTCActgctgggcctggtggtaggCGTGCCAGTGGGCCTGTGCTACAACACCCTGCTGGTGCTGGCCAACCTACACAGCAAGGCCAGCATGACCATGCCGGACGTGTACTTTGTCAACATGGCAGTGGCAGGCCTGGTGCTCAGCGCCCTGGCCCCTGTGCACCTGCTCGGCCCTCCGAGCTCCCGGTGGGCACTGTGGAGCGTGGGCGGCGAGGTCCACGTGGCACTGCAGATCCCCTTCAATGTGTCCTCACTGGTGGCCATGTACTCCACTGCCCTGCTGAGCCTCGACCACTACATCGAGCGTGCACTGCCGCGGACCTACATGGCCAGCGTATACAACACGCGGCACGTGTGCGGCTTCGTGTGGGGCGGCGCGATGCTGACCAGCTTCTCCTCGCTGCTCTTCTACATCTGCAGCCATGTGTCCACCCGCGCGCTGGAGTGTGCCAAGATGCAGAACACAGAAGCTGCCGACGCCACGCTGGTGTTCATCGGCTACGTGGTGCCAGCTCTGGCCGCCCTCTACGCGCTGGTGCTACTGTCCCGCGTCCGCAGGGAGGACACGCCCCTGGACCGGGACACGGGACGGCTGGAGCCCTCGGCACACAGGCTTCTGGTGGCTACCGTGTGCACGCAGTTTGGGCTCTGGACGCCGCACTATCTGATCCTGCTGGGGCACACGGTCGTCGTCTCGCGAGGGAAGCCTGTGGACGCACACTACCTGGGGCTACTGCACTTTGTGAAGGATTtctccaaactcctggccttctcCAGCAGCTTCGTGACACCGCTTCTCTACCGCTACATGAACCAGAGCTTCCCCAGCAAGCTCCGACGGCTGATGAAGAAGCTGCCCTGCGGGGACCGGCACTGCTCCCCGGACCACATGGGGGTGCAGCAGGTGCTGGCGTAG
- the GPR146 gene encoding probable G-protein coupled receptor 146 isoform X2 → MWSCSWFNGTGLVEQLPACQDLQLGLSLLSLLGLVVGVPVGLCYNTLLVLANLHSKASMTMPDVYFVNMAVAGLVLSALAPVHLLGPPSSRWALWSVGGEVHVALQIPFNVSSLVAMYSTALLSLDHYIERALPRTYMASVYNTRHVCGFVWGGAMLTSFSSLLFYICSHVSTRALECAKMQNTEAADATLVFIGYVVPALAALYALVLLSRVRREDTPLDRDTGRLEPSAHRLLVATVCTQFGLWTPHYLILLGHTVVVSRGKPVDAHYLGLLHFVKDFSKLLAFSSSFVTPLLYRYMNQSFPSKLRRLMKKLPCGDRHCSPDHMGVQQVLA, encoded by the coding sequence ATGTGGAGCTGCAGCTGGTTCAACGGCACAGGGCTGGTGGAGCAGCTGCCTGCCTGCCAGGACCTGCAGCTGGGGCTGTCACTGTTGTCActgctgggcctggtggtaggCGTGCCAGTGGGCCTGTGCTACAACACCCTGCTGGTGCTGGCCAACCTACACAGCAAGGCCAGCATGACCATGCCGGACGTGTACTTTGTCAACATGGCAGTGGCAGGCCTGGTGCTCAGCGCCCTGGCCCCTGTGCACCTGCTCGGCCCTCCGAGCTCCCGGTGGGCACTGTGGAGCGTGGGCGGCGAGGTCCACGTGGCACTGCAGATCCCCTTCAATGTGTCCTCACTGGTGGCCATGTACTCCACTGCCCTGCTGAGCCTCGACCACTACATCGAGCGTGCACTGCCGCGGACCTACATGGCCAGCGTATACAACACGCGGCACGTGTGCGGCTTCGTGTGGGGCGGCGCGATGCTGACCAGCTTCTCCTCGCTGCTCTTCTACATCTGCAGCCATGTGTCCACCCGCGCGCTGGAGTGTGCCAAGATGCAGAACACAGAAGCTGCCGACGCCACGCTGGTGTTCATCGGCTACGTGGTGCCAGCTCTGGCCGCCCTCTACGCGCTGGTGCTACTGTCCCGCGTCCGCAGGGAGGACACGCCCCTGGACCGGGACACGGGACGGCTGGAGCCCTCGGCACACAGGCTTCTGGTGGCTACCGTGTGCACGCAGTTTGGGCTCTGGACGCCGCACTATCTGATCCTGCTGGGGCACACGGTCGTCGTCTCGCGAGGGAAGCCTGTGGACGCACACTACCTGGGGCTACTGCACTTTGTGAAGGATTtctccaaactcctggccttctcCAGCAGCTTCGTGACACCGCTTCTCTACCGCTACATGAACCAGAGCTTCCCCAGCAAGCTCCGACGGCTGATGAAGAAGCTGCCCTGCGGGGACCGGCACTGCTCCCCGGACCACATGGGGGTGCAGCAGGTGCTGGCGTAG